One Prunus dulcis chromosome 8, ALMONDv2, whole genome shotgun sequence DNA window includes the following coding sequences:
- the LOC117636508 gene encoding putidaredoxin produces the protein MAMASLQRLRHSQIHHRLPSLSFISRSSASSASPSPSAPTHSAKVSDRIVKLFAIDVDGRKREVVGLSGHTLLRALAQGGLIDPASHRLEDIDACSAECEVNIAQEWFEKLPPRSYDEEYVLKRNSRARVLNKHSRLGCQVVLTPELQGMVVAVPEPKPWDIP, from the coding sequence ATGGCGATGGCGAGCCTTCAGAGACTTCGTCACTCCCAAATCCACCACCGCCTGCCTTCGCTCTCCTTCATCTCCAGATCCTCCGCCTCCTCTGCATCCCCATCCCCATCCGCGCCCACCCACTCGGCAAAAGTCTCCGATCGAATTGTGAAGCTCTTCGCGATCGACGTCGACGGGCGCAAGCGCGAGGTGGTGGGCCTATCGGGCCACACTCTGCTCCGGGCCCTAGCCCAAGGCGGCCTGATCGACCCGGCCTCCCACCGGCTCGAGGATATCGACGCCTGCTCGGCCGAATGCGAGGTCAATATCGCGCAGGAATGGTTCGAAAAGCTCCCACCACGGTCCTACGACGAAGAGTACGTGCTCAAGAGGAACTCTAGGGCTAGGGTTCTCAACAAGCACTCCAGGCTCGGATGCCAGGTCGTCCTCACTCCTGAGCTTCAAGGTATGGTCGTCGCTGTTCCCGAGCCCAAACCCTGGGACATCCCATAA